The following coding sequences are from one Methanohalophilus halophilus window:
- a CDS encoding sensor histidine kinase produces MEERVKELDCLYQISRIVEKRSDLDTILQEIVDFIPSAWQYPHIACARITLKENTFMSPHFQESQWKQSAPLIIEKKNAGCLEVFYLEEKPHANEGPFLREERKLIDALAERIGDAIKLIHVEKELSSYRKNLEEIVEKRTSELTLANHQLQKEIAERERAERSLREFEDMRIKEIHHRIKNNLQVVSGLLYLESTNYDPNKVVEAFKQSENRVRSIALIHEKLYQSSNCKTLDFLDYVNELMQYLIHSYDLDTNKVIVNVNVDKFHLEMDRAVPLGIIINELVSNALQHAFKEGQDGVIEIHFAKENSDYILVVHDSGHFPKEIDFKNTESLGLQLVTNLVSQIDGTIDLNISEGTTFTIRF; encoded by the coding sequence TTGGAAGAGCGAGTCAAGGAATTAGACTGCCTCTACCAGATATCCAGAATTGTTGAAAAGAGAAGCGATCTGGACACAATTTTACAGGAAATAGTAGACTTCATTCCTTCTGCCTGGCAATACCCGCACATAGCTTGCGCAAGGATTACTTTGAAAGAAAATACATTTATGAGCCCGCATTTTCAGGAAAGCCAGTGGAAACAGTCCGCCCCATTAATTATTGAAAAAAAGAATGCAGGTTGCCTCGAGGTCTTTTATCTCGAAGAAAAGCCACATGCAAACGAGGGTCCGTTCCTCAGGGAAGAGCGCAAGCTGATTGATGCCTTAGCGGAAAGAATAGGAGATGCCATCAAACTGATTCATGTGGAAAAAGAACTCAGCAGTTACCGCAAGAACCTGGAAGAAATCGTAGAAAAGCGTACTTCTGAACTAACCCTTGCCAACCACCAACTACAGAAGGAAATTGCTGAACGGGAACGTGCAGAAAGGTCCCTCCGTGAATTTGAAGATATGAGGATAAAAGAGATCCATCACAGGATAAAGAACAATCTACAGGTTGTCTCCGGACTGCTGTATCTTGAATCAACAAATTATGATCCCAATAAAGTAGTGGAAGCTTTCAAACAAAGTGAAAATCGGGTGCGTTCTATAGCCCTTATACACGAAAAGTTATACCAGTCCAGCAACTGCAAAACCCTCGATTTTTTGGATTATGTTAATGAGCTTATGCAATATCTTATTCATTCCTATGATCTTGATACCAACAAAGTAATTGTAAATGTCAATGTGGATAAGTTCCATCTTGAAATGGACAGGGCCGTGCCCCTTGGAATCATAATTAATGAACTGGTTTCCAATGCCCTGCAACATGCTTTTAAGGAAGGACAGGATGGTGTAATCGAAATTCATTTCGCTAAAGAAAATAGTGATTATATCCTGGTTGTGCATGACAGTGGCCACTTTCCCAAAGAAATAGATTTCAAGAATACAGAATCCCTTGGGCTGCAACTTGTAACTAATCTTGTTTCCCAGATCGATGGCACAATAGATCTGAACATATCCGAGGGTACGACTTTTACGATACGCTTCTGA
- a CDS encoding DUF2551 domain-containing protein — protein MKAIRSKIKNRLKKFVELDVSGLRTHILSILLNVKQFTVDDLHEKINKQFDASRSVVASMVGYIHSKLGILRSHKESYKTPTTYSLKEEYVDLIQNAITTREKPST, from the coding sequence ATGAAAGCTATTAGATCTAAAATAAAAAACCGTCTCAAAAAGTTCGTAGAACTTGACGTGAGCGGACTGCGTACCCATATACTATCTATTCTTCTCAACGTAAAACAGTTTACGGTTGATGATCTTCACGAAAAGATCAACAAGCAGTTCGACGCATCCAGAAGTGTAGTGGCCTCTATGGTAGGTTATATACATTCAAAGTTAGGTATTCTGAGATCCCATAAGGAGTCATATAAAACACCTACAACATACTCACTAAAAGAAGAGTATGTAGACTTGATACAGAATGCCATTACCACGCGAGAAAAACCATCCACATGA